Proteins encoded within one genomic window of Calonectris borealis chromosome 1, bCalBor7.hap1.2, whole genome shotgun sequence:
- the PDK3 gene encoding pyruvate dehydrogenase kinase, isozyme 3 isoform X5: MQSFLELLEYENKSPEDPHVLDDFLDVLIKVRNRHNDVVPTMAQGVIEYKEKYGFDPFVSSNIQYFLDRFYTNRISFRMLINQHTLLFGGDINPAHPKHIGSIDPNCNVAEVVKDAYETAKMLCEQYYLVAPDLEVEEFNAKAPNKPIQVVYVPSHLFHMLFELFKNSMRATVELHEGKREGYPSIKTLVTLGKEDLSIKISDQGGGVPLRKIDRLFNYMYSTAPRPSLEPSRAVPLAGFGYGLPISRLYARYFQGDLKLYSMEGVGSDAVIYLKALSSESFERLPVFNKSAWRHYKTTPEADDWSNPSSEPRDASKYKANR, translated from the exons CTTTTTAGATGTTTTAATTAAAGTCAGAAACAGACACAATGATGTGGTTCCAACCATGGCGCAAGGGGTGATTGAATACAAGGAAAAATACGGCTTCGATCCATTTGTTAGCAGTAACATCCAGTATTTTCTAGATAGATTCTACACCAACCGCATCTCTTTCCGTATGCTTATTAACCAACACA caCTTCTTTTTGGCGGAGATATTAATCCTGCTCATCCCAAGCATATTGGAAGTATTGATCCTAATTGTAATGTGGCAGAGGTGGTTAAAG ATGCTTATGAAACAGCCAAGATGTTATGTGAACAGTACTATCTGGTGGCACCTGATCTGGAAGTTGAAGAATTCAATG ctaaaGCTCCAAACAAGCCTATTCAAGTAGTCTATGTACCTTCTCATTTGTTTCATATGTTATTTGAATTATTCAAG aATTCAATGAGAGCTACAGTGGAATTGCATGAAGGTAAGAGAGAAGGCTATCCATCGATCAAAACTTTAGTCACTTTGGGGAAAGAAGATCTATCTATTAAG ATAAGTGATCAAGGTGGAGGTGTACCTTTAAGAAAAATAGACAGATTGTTTAACTACATGTACTCAACAGCACCCAGGCCTAGTTTGGAGCCCTCGAGAGCTGTGCCTTTG GCTGGGTTTGGCTATGGCTTGCCAATTTCTCGTCTGTACGCTAGGTACTTTCAAGGTGACCTTAAACTCTACTCAATGGAAGGCGTTGGTTCAGATGCTGTAATTTATTTGAAG GCCCTTTCAAGTGAATCATTTGAAAGACTTCCCGTTTTTAATAAGTCAGCATGGCGACACTACAAGACCACACCTGAAGCAGATGACTGGAGCAATCCTAGCAGTGAACCAAGGGATGCTTCTAAATATAAAGCTAATCGATAA